A window of the Citrus sinensis cultivar Valencia sweet orange chromosome 9, DVS_A1.0, whole genome shotgun sequence genome harbors these coding sequences:
- the LOC102609850 gene encoding protein SMAX1-LIKE 5-like, whose amino-acid sequence MRSGACAVQQTLTTEAASVLKHSLGLARRRGHAQVTPLHVAATLLSSRTSVLRRACLKSHHPHQPHHQASHPLQCRALELCFNVALNRLPTTPGPLLHGQPSLSNALIAALKRAQAHQRRGCIEQQQQQPLLTIKVELEQLIISILDDPSVSRVMREAGFSSTTIKNHIEDSSASSVFQCYTSSGGGVFSSPCSPSSSEAHHFINPNTFWQNHALFSSQKPASVSKEDIKLVFEVFLRKKRRNTVIVGDCLSITDALVFDFMGRVERGDVPQELKQTHVIKFHFAPVTLRFMKKEEVEMNLTELKRKVDSLTSVGGGAIIYTGDLKWTVDQQESNNNNNFNGEIVSCYNPIDHLVSEVGKLVSDCNSASSTRVWLMATASYQTYMKCQMRQPPLEIQWALQAVSIPSGGLGLSLHSSSVHESRLTFSQNPSQVWETKPFAIKEEEDHKLNCCAECTSNYEEEAQLFKSGQKKLLPPWLQPHSSSNANQKDELVELRRKWNRSCHSLHQGRHTQSQFSSNLYNNQSLTGKSCSYASTYPWWPSQSSIFLDSNSISFAESAMKPHNSSNSVAKFRRQQSCSTIEFNFGNCTRKPQGVEPRLDSLKSNEGKEVKITLALGNSELSDSAKLQRSDLYKVLQENVPWQFDSIHSIVEVLVECKSAKKATWFLLQGNDTIGKRRLALSIAESVFGSTDLLFHIDMRKRNDGVSSHSEMLMGKLKNYEKLVVLVEDIDLADPQFIKILADGFESENFGQVIFVLTKGDSSNYEERIENQDSVINMTLKVNERNQNFDHKRKAEWEFANKTKSPRIDEKEDATSVTIDNVSSGNKKDFSRQSSFNTLDLNMKADDEDDEGEQKPGELSPISSDLTRENITNPALSNGFLDLIQNRFVFNRNSSNDGKITGFFLAKMKESFDEIFKRQNKVNFSVEERVLEEVIIGSGFYLNSLFEKWLKEVFQTSLEAVKIGGKGGGIEIRLCFGCKNDKVFANYGFGDSCLPKKIQIALLD is encoded by the exons ATGCGTTCAGGAGCTTGTGCAGTTCAGCAGACCCTAACAACTGAGGCTGCTTCGGTGTTGAAGCACTCTCTTGGCTTGGCAAGAAGGAGGGGCCATGCACAGGTCACTCCTCTTCATGTTGCTGCTACTTTGTTGAGTTCAAGAACCAGTGTTTTAAGAAGGGCTTGTCTCAAATCTCATCATCCTCATCAGCCACATCATCAAGCATCACATCCACTTCAATGCAGAGCTCTTGAGCTTTGCTTCAATGTGGCCCTCAACAGACTCCCCACAACTCCTGGTCCTCTACTCCATGGCCAGCCTTCTCTTTCCAATGCACTGATTGCTGCTCTCAAAAGAGCACAAGCTCATCAGAGGAGAGGCTGTATTGAGCAACAGCAGCAACAGCCTCTTTTGACAATCAAGGTTGAGTTAGAACAGCTCATAATATCAATTCTTGATGATCCAAGTGTCAGTAGGGTTATGAGAGAAGCTGGTTTCTCAAGTACAACCATCAAGAATCACATAGAGGACTCTTCAGCTTCTTCTGTCTTTCAGTGTTACACTTCCTCTGGTGGTGGGGTTTTTTCCTCTCCTTGTTCCCCTTCTTCTTCTGAAGCTCATCATTTCATAAACCCTAACACTTTCTGGCAAAACCATGCTCTTTTTTCCTCTCAAAAGCCAGCTTCTGTTAGCAAAGAAGACATCAAGCTCGTGTTTGAGGTctttttgaggaaaaaaagaaggaacaCAGTGATAGTTGGTGACTGTTTGTCCATAACCGACGCTCTTGTTTTCGATTTCATGGGGAGAGTTGAAAGAGGAGATGTTCCTCAAGAGTTGAAACAAACTCATGTCATCAAGTTCCATTTTGCACCAGTTACTTTGAGGTTcatgaaaaaagaagaagttgaaATGAACCTCACAGAACTTAAAAGGAAAGTTGATTCTCTTACATCTGTCGGTGGTGGTGCAATTATCTACACTGGGGACTTGAAGTGGACAGTTGATCAACAAgaaagtaataataacaacaattttaATGGAGAAATTGTATCTTGTTACAATCCCATTGATCATCTAGTTTCAGAAGTTGGAAAGCTGGTTTCTGACTGTAACAGTGCTTCAAGCACAAGGGTTTGGTTAATGGCAACAGCAAGTTACCAAACATACATGAAGTGCCAAATGAGGCAGCCTCCATTGGAGATTCAATGGGCACTTCAAGCTGTTTCTATTCCTTCTGGTGGGCTTGGTTTGAGTCTTCATTCTTCCAG TGTGCACGAATCAAGGCTAACATTTTCCCAGAATCCATCACAAGTGTGGGAAACAAAGCCATTTGCAatcaaggaagaagaagatcataAGCTCAACTGCTGTGCAGAATGCACTTCCAACTATGAAGAAGAAGCTCAATTATTCAAATCAGGCCAGAAAAAACTCCTGCCCCCTTGGCTACAACCACATAGTAGCAGCAATGCCAATCAAAAG gATGAATTGGTAGAGTTGAGGAGAAAATGGAACAGATCATGCCACAGCCTGCACCAAGGAAGACACACTCAAAGCCAATTCAGTTCAAATTTGTACAACAATCAAAGCTTAACTGGAAAGAGCTGCTCTTATGCCTCAACTTATCCTTGGTGGCCAAGTCAGAGCAGCATTTTCCTGGATTCGAATTCAATCTCCTTTGCAGAATCAGCAATGAAGCCTCATAATAGCTCCAATTCTGTGGCTAAATTCAGAAGGCAACAGTCTTGTAGTACTATTGAGTTCAATTTTGGTAATTGTACTAGAAAACCCCAAGGTGTTGAACCAAGGTTAGATTCTCTGAAGAGCAATGAAGGCAAAGAAGTAAAAATCACTCTTGCTCTTGGCAACTCTGAGCTGTCAGATTCAGCAAAGTTGCAAAGAAGTGATTTGTACAAGGTGTTGCAAGAGAACGTCCCTTGGCAATTCGATAGCATTCATTCAATTGTAGAAGTATTGGTTGAATGCAAATCAGCAAAGAAGGCAACTTGGTTTCTTCTACAGGGGAATGACACAATTGGTAAAAGGAGATTGGCACTTTCTATTGCAGAATCAGTTTTCGGGTCAACTGATTTGCTTTTTCACATCGACATGAGGAAAAGAAATGATGGTGTGAGTTCACACTCTGAAATGCTGATGGGGAAGTTGAAGAATTATGAAAAGTTGGTGGTCTTGGTTGAAGATATTGATTTGGCTGATCCCCAGTTCATTAAAATTCTTGCTGATGGATTTGAAAGTGAAAATTTTGGTCAAGTGATCTTTGTTTTAACAAAAGGTGACTCCTCTAACTACGAAGAAAGGATCGAGAATCAGGATTCTGTGATAAACATGACATTGAAGGTCAACGAAaggaatcaaaattttgatcacAAGAGGAAGGCCGAGTGGGAATTTGCGAACAAGACCAAGAGTCcaagaattgatgaaaaggaAGATGCAACTTCCGTGACTATTGATAATGTGAGCAGTGGCAATAAGAAAGACTTCTCAAGGCAGTCAAGTTTCAACACTCTTGATTTGAACATGAAAGCGGATGATGAGGATGACGAAGGTGAACAAAAACCAGGAGAATTGAGCCCAATTTCGAGTGATTTAACTCGCGAAAACATAACCAATCCTGCTCTATCAAATGGGTTTCTTGATTTGATCCAAAACCGTTTCGTCTTCAATCGAAACTCTTCCAATGATGGAAAGATCACGGGGTTTTTCTTGGCGAAGATGAAGGAGtcgtttgatgaaattttcaagcGACAAAACAAGGTAAATTTCAGTGTTGAAGAAAGAGTCTTAGAGGAGGTAATAATTGGTTCCGGTTTTTATCTTAACAGCTTGTTTGAAAAATGGTTAAAAGAAGTATTTCAAACAAGCTTGGAAGCAGTTAAAATTGGCGGGAAGGGAGGGGGTATAGAAATTAGGCTATGTTTTGGGTGTAAAAATGACAAAGTTTTTGCAAATTATGGATTTGGGGATTCATGCCTCCCCAAGAAAATCCAAATTGCATTGCTAGATTAA